One region of Molothrus aeneus isolate 106 chromosome 1, BPBGC_Maene_1.0, whole genome shotgun sequence genomic DNA includes:
- the AQP1 gene encoding aquaporin-1, protein MASEFRKKIFWRAVVAEFLAMSLFIFISIGSALGFNFPVVANKTSTRSQDNVKVSLAFGLSIATMAQSVGHISGAHLNPAVTLGLLLSCQISIFKALMYILAQCLGAVVATAILSGVTSSLPGNSLGLNALSEGINAGQGLGIEIIATFQLVLCVLATTDRRRNDVSGSAPLAIGLSVALGHLLAIDYTGCGINPARSFGSALIANNFENHWIFWVGPIIGGASAALIYDFILAPRTSDLTDRMKVWTSGQVEEYDLEGDDMNSRVEMKPK, encoded by the exons atgGCTAGtgaattcagaaagaaaatattctggaGGGCAGTGGTGGCTGAGTTCCTGGCCATgagccttttcatttttatcagcattggctctgctctgggcttcAACTTCCCCGTGGTGGCCAACAAAACATCAACGAGGTCTCAGGACAACGTGAAGGTTTCCCTGGCTTTTGGGTTATCCATTGCTACCATGGCTCAGAGCGTGGGCCACATCAGTGGGGCACACCTGAACCCAGCTGtcaccctggggctgctgctcagctgccagATCAGCATCTTCAAGGCGCTCATGTACATCCTCGCCCAGTGCCTGGGGGCAGTGGTGGCCACGGCCATTCTCTCAGGAGTCACCTCCTCTCTCCCAGGAAACTCCCTGGGGCTTAATGCT CTTTCAGAGGGAATCAATGCAGGCCAAGGGCTGGGAATTGAAATCATTGCCACCTTCCAGCTGGTGCTGTGTGTCCTGGCCACCACAGACCGGAGAAGGAACGACGTCTCGGGATCGGCGCCTTTGGCCATTGGTCTCTCCGTTGCCTTGGGCCATCTTCTTGCT ATTGATTACACCGGCTGTGGAATTAACCCAGCCAGATCTTTTGGCTCAGCGCTCATCGCCAACAACTTTGAAAATCACTGG ATTTTCTGGGTTGGCCCAATCATTGGAGGAGCAAGTGCTGCCCTGATTTATGACTTCATCCTGGCGCCCAGAACCAGCGACCTCACCGACCGCATGAAGGTGTGGACCAGTGGCCAAGTAGAAGAGTATGACCTGGAAGGGGATGATATGAACTCCCGGGTTGaaatgaaaccaaaataa